The segment CGCCGCACCGACGCTGCACTATGTGTCGCCCGATGGCAGCGCGTTGATCCCCGCGCCGTCGTCGTATGCCAGGCTCACCGAGCCGCGCGGCGGCTGGGGCGCGGGCACGATCGATGTGGCGCGGGCCTACGCGCTGCTGCCGGCACGGGCGGGCGAGCCGGTCTACGTCGCGGATGAGTTTGGCCAGAAAACGTGGCGGTTCCGCATGCAGCCTAACGGCGCGCTCGCGGAGCCGGAATTGTTCGCCGAAGAAGGCGAGTGTGGCACGGCGGTCGATCCCGCCGGCAATGTCTACGTCTGCGCCGGAAATGTTCTTGTCTACAATCCTCACGGCGAGCTGATCGACCTCATCGAGGTGCCCGAGCGTCCGGCGGTGATCGCGTTCGGCGGAGCCGAACGGCGCACGCTGTTCATCGCGGCGCGGACCTCGCTCTACGCGTTTCGGCTGCGCTGAGCCTGTCATATTTGAAGGGCGTGGAAATGGCGTGGCGTCATGCGGCGCACACCCGTTCCCCATGTTTTCATCGCCCTCTTCCCGATTGGCGGCGATCGGCCGCGCGTTTTTCGCCGCCGCAATCGTTTTCTTCGGCGTGCAGCACCTGCTCTACGGCGAGTTCGTCACGCGGCTTCTGCCGCCGTGGCCCGCGTGGGTGCCGGCGCGCGCGTGGTGGGCTTACGCGATCGGCGTCGCGTTGCTCTTTGCGGGCGTCGCCCTCCTGCTCCCGAAATTCGCTCGCCGCACCGCGCTCGCGCTGGGCGCCGTAACGTTCCTCTCGGCGCTGTTGTTGGCGCTGCCGCCCGCGGCGCGCAACCTGAGCGTCGGGCTCGAGTGGACCAAAGCCGGCAAGGCGCTGGTGTTCGGCGGCGGCGCTTGGCTGCTCGCAGCCATGGTGCCGGGTGAGTTCGCCCGACCGGGCGACGCGAAGCTCGCCGCGGTCGGTCGCGGCTGCTTCAGCGGGTTCATGATTCTTTGCGGTATCCAGCATTTTCTGTGGGCCCGCTTCGTAGTCGCGCTGGTGCCGCAATGGATCCCCGGTGCGATGGCCTGGACCTACTTTGCCGGCGTCGCGCTCATCGCGGGTGGCGTTGGGCTGCTCGTGCCGCGCACCGCGCGACTCGCCGCCGCGCTGAGCGCACTGATGATTTTCACCTGGGTTATCGTGCTGCACCTCCCGCGGGCGCTGGCCAACCTACACGATGCGAACGAGGCCACGGCGGTTTTCGAGGCGCTCGCGTTCAGCGGACTGGCGCTGCTGCTCGCGCTGCCGCGGAGCGCGCGCGAGCCTTCGCCCACGGCATCAATCCGCCCGGACGGACTCGCCTACAGCGACGCCAGCACGCCGCCGTCGACGTAGAGGATCTGGCCGTTCACGAAATCCGACGCCCGCGAGGCGAGGAACACCGCCGCGCCCACGAGTTCCTCCGGCTTGCCCCACCGACGTGCCGGCGTGCGCAGCTTCAACCAGGCGTCGAACTGCGGGTTTTCCACGAGAGCCTGCGTCATCTCGGTGGCAAAGTACCCCGGCCCAATTCCATTGATCTGAAGCCCGTGCTCGGCCCACTCCACCGCCATCGCGCGCGTCAGCATCTTCAGCCCGCCCTTGGCCGCGGCGTAGTTGCCGGTGGTCGCGCGGCCGATTTCGCTCATCAGCGAACAGACGTTGATGATCTTGCCGGCTCGCCGCGCGATCATCCCGGGTGCGACGGCCCGCGCGACCAGGAAGGCGCTGGTAAGATTCGTGTCGAGCACCTCACGCCACTGGCTCTCGAGCATCTCGAGCAGTGGCGCGCGACGGTGAATGCCCGCGTTGTTCACCAGGATGTCGATTGGCCCGAACGTCTCCTGCACGTGCGCAATCGCGTGGGTCACGGCGCGGGCGTCCGTCACGTCGAAGACCGCGCTCGTCACGCGGGCGCCGCCGGCGCGCAGGTCTGCGGCGGCGGCTTCGACTTTCGCGGGATCGCGGCCATTCAGCACAATCGCGGCGCCGTGCTGGGCGAGTCCGCGTGCGAGCGCGAGGCCGAGTCCCTGACTGGAGCCGGTGATCAACGCGGTGCGGCCAGTGAGGTCGAAAAGAGACGAAGAGGCAGTCATGCAGGACGGACCATGCGTCGTGCCCGTCGGTTCGCCACCCGATGCCGCGCAATCCGTGATCGGCCTCAGGCCGCGGGGCAGGAACCTGCCGCGGGCCGGGCGTGCGGCTGGCGGGCGAGGTCCTGGTTCAGCTCTTCCGGTAATGGTCAGCCATCTTGTAGCGCAGCGCGTAGAGCCCGAATGCCGCTGCGGCGGCAAACGCGAAGATCGCGAAGAAGAACATCTGAAATGCCGTCACGCCGAAGCCGGTCGACCCGATAACGTGGGTGACGGTCGGGCTTCTCACGCCGGCATTCACGACGAGCACCCAGAGATTGCCGATCGTCACCGACAAGCTCCAGAAGCTCAGAATCGCACCTTTCATCGCCTGCGGCGCCTGGCTGTAGGCGAACTCGAGGCCGGTGGCGGAAACCAGCACTTCGCCGAGCGTCAGCAGCGCGTAGGGTAGCACTTGCCACGTGATCGAGAACACGTGTCCGCCGTCGAGCACGAGCTGCATCCCGCCCACGACGATCCACGATAGTCCGGCGAAAGCGATGCCGGCGCCCATCCGCCGCAGCGGCGTCGGCTCGAATCCGAACCGCCGCAGCGCCGGATAGACGACCAGGTTGTTCAACGGAATCAGCAGCATCACCAGCAGCGGATTCAGCGCCTGCATTTGCGACGACTGAAACCAGTGCGGTTTGCTCATCAGGTCGGCCTGCAGGATCCACGTCGAAGCCTTCTGGTCGAACAGCGACCAGAACGGCGTGACGAGGAAGAACAGCACGAGCACGCGCAGCACCGCCCGCACGCCATCGACGGCTTCGTCGGGATGAGTGCCCCGCGCGCGCTCGAGTTGGATCCACACGCCCGCGCCGCCGAAGCCGATGACGGCCACCAGCGCGACGCACGCGGAGATCACGAAGCCAAACGATCCTATCTTGGCGAAGGCGGCGATCGCGAGCACCAGGCCAAGTCCGGCCAACACGCGTCCTGACACGCCCGCGGCGAGCGCGGTGCGCGCTACGCGCAGGAACGAGTGCGGATTCGATGGTGCGGGTGGCACCATGACGTATTTCCGACGGCCCAGCCACAGGATCACGGTCGAGATGAACATCAGCACACCGGGCACGCCGAACGCGATCGCCGGCCCGAGCTGTTTCAGGAAAATCGGCATCAGCAGCGAGGCGAAGAACGACCCGAAGTTGATGATCCAGTAGAACGCGTCGAAAACCACCTTCGCGAGGTGCTTGTTGGACTGATCGAACTGGTCGCCGACGAAGGCGGCGACGCACGGCTTGATGCCGCCCGAGCCGAGCGCGATGAGAAAGAGCCCGCCATAGAACCCGAGCTTGTTGTCCACGAACAACGCGAGGCAGCCCTGCCCGACGCAGTAGACGAGGCTCAGCCAGAAGATCGTGTGGTATTTCCCGAAAAACCGGTCGGCGATCCAGCCGCCGAGCAGCGGGAAAAAGTAGACACCGATCACGAACGTGTGAAAGACGTCCTTCGCGGCGCCGGCGCGTTCGCTCTCGGGCAGATACGCGAGCAGCGACGAGACGAGGAACACCGTCAGGATGTTGCGCATCCCGTAAAAGCTGAACCGCTCGCAGCCTTCGTTGCCGATGATGTAGGGGATCTGGCGCGGAATGCGCGCGTTCGACGCCGGGACCGCGGCGCTGACTGAAGGGGTGGTCATGAAAGATTGGCCTCACGCTGGCGGAGCCCGCCCGAAGATCAAGGAGCGACCCGCCGCGACGACCTGCTACGAGGCAGCCGCGACTTGCATCGGTCGGTTCTCGTGCGCTCCGCGGTACCAGGCGCCAGAAAAAATGTTACGTATACGTGGATCCCGAAGCAGAGGCTGCAGACGTGGCCCCGCGCATGGGCGCAGGGATGGAACGGCCCGCGCGCACCAAACCGTCCCGCTGGTCACGCAGCGGGCCCACGAGATCAATCTCGGTATTCAGGTATACTTGGCGCTTTTGCCGAAGCGGAGAGAGGCGAGGGGAGCGGTGGCGCGGAAAAAGGAAGCGCTTGGCGGGATGCGCGGCCGCGGGCGGTTATGGGCATGTTCAGCAATTTTGCAGTGGCTGGTAGTGCAGCTCCTAACGCCGGCACGGGCGGGCAATGAGCTTGTCCGCAGTCGCTCTTGGCCAAGGATTGGCGGCAGCGCGGCTAGCCGCTCGCCCGCGTGCACGCGGCGCGCGTGACGTTACCCCACTCTCCATGAACCCCGCCGGCCTCACCGCCCTAGAGATCTCCCGCCGCGCGCAGCTTCGACCGATCGCCGAAGTCGCCGCCCAGCTCGGCATCGCCGCCGAC is part of the Opitutus terrae PB90-1 genome and harbors:
- a CDS encoding DoxX protein produces the protein MFSSPSSRLAAIGRAFFAAAIVFFGVQHLLYGEFVTRLLPPWPAWVPARAWWAYAIGVALLFAGVALLLPKFARRTALALGAVTFLSALLLALPPAARNLSVGLEWTKAGKALVFGGGAWLLAAMVPGEFARPGDAKLAAVGRGCFSGFMILCGIQHFLWARFVVALVPQWIPGAMAWTYFAGVALIAGGVGLLVPRTARLAAALSALMIFTWVIVLHLPRALANLHDANEATAVFEALAFSGLALLLALPRSAREPSPTASIRPDGLAYSDASTPPST
- a CDS encoding glucose 1-dehydrogenase; protein product: MTASSSLFDLTGRTALITGSSQGLGLALARGLAQHGAAIVLNGRDPAKVEAAAADLRAGGARVTSAVFDVTDARAVTHAIAHVQETFGPIDILVNNAGIHRRAPLLEMLESQWREVLDTNLTSAFLVARAVAPGMIARRAGKIINVCSLMSEIGRATTGNYAAAKGGLKMLTRAMAVEWAEHGLQINGIGPGYFATEMTQALVENPQFDAWLKLRTPARRWGKPEELVGAAVFLASRASDFVNGQILYVDGGVLASL
- a CDS encoding oligopeptide:H+ symporter, whose translation is MTTPSVSAAVPASNARIPRQIPYIIGNEGCERFSFYGMRNILTVFLVSSLLAYLPESERAGAAKDVFHTFVIGVYFFPLLGGWIADRFFGKYHTIFWLSLVYCVGQGCLALFVDNKLGFYGGLFLIALGSGGIKPCVAAFVGDQFDQSNKHLAKVVFDAFYWIINFGSFFASLLMPIFLKQLGPAIAFGVPGVLMFISTVILWLGRRKYVMVPPAPSNPHSFLRVARTALAAGVSGRVLAGLGLVLAIAAFAKIGSFGFVISACVALVAVIGFGGAGVWIQLERARGTHPDEAVDGVRAVLRVLVLFFLVTPFWSLFDQKASTWILQADLMSKPHWFQSSQMQALNPLLVMLLIPLNNLVVYPALRRFGFEPTPLRRMGAGIAFAGLSWIVVGGMQLVLDGGHVFSITWQVLPYALLTLGEVLVSATGLEFAYSQAPQAMKGAILSFWSLSVTIGNLWVLVVNAGVRSPTVTHVIGSTGFGVTAFQMFFFAIFAFAAAAAFGLYALRYKMADHYRKS